In Streptomyces sp. NBC_00483, a single window of DNA contains:
- a CDS encoding GNAT family N-acetyltransferase encodes MNITTYRADELSASLRSAWHETMEQSPDFQNPFLAPEFAEGVARFKGRAHVAVLREGAEPVGFFPYEKGPAGIGRAIGMGLSDCQALVHRPGVTWDTRQLLRACGLSVFEFDHLVEEQRPFGRYVTGTFASPVLDLKDGSHETYEEWLRATYPGQAKTTLKKERRLTRNVGEMRFVYDERDPKVLHQLMRWKSAQYRRTGRMDRFARPWIVHLTDHLFQVREDHFTGVLSVIYAGDRPVAAHFGPTSKTVFAAWFTAYDPEFSYYSPGLLMHLRMVEAAGREGIRLMDWGRGEKEYKDWLKTRELRVAEGFATRPHPAAAAHRLWRRPVRGLRNTVLAHPELRERADRVLRTVGSMRQRS; translated from the coding sequence TTGAACATCACGACGTACAGAGCCGATGAGCTCAGCGCGTCCTTGCGTTCCGCCTGGCACGAAACGATGGAGCAGTCTCCGGACTTCCAGAACCCGTTCCTGGCACCGGAGTTCGCGGAGGGGGTCGCCAGGTTCAAGGGCCGCGCGCACGTGGCGGTGCTGCGGGAGGGGGCCGAACCCGTCGGATTCTTCCCGTACGAGAAGGGGCCCGCGGGCATCGGCCGCGCCATCGGCATGGGCCTGTCCGACTGCCAGGCCTTGGTGCACCGGCCAGGAGTCACCTGGGACACCCGCCAACTCCTGCGCGCCTGCGGCCTGTCGGTCTTCGAGTTCGACCACCTCGTCGAGGAACAGAGACCCTTCGGCCGCTACGTCACCGGAACCTTCGCCTCACCCGTCCTCGACCTGAAGGACGGCAGCCATGAGACGTACGAGGAGTGGCTGAGGGCGACGTACCCCGGTCAGGCCAAGACGACGCTCAAGAAGGAGCGCCGCCTGACCCGCAACGTGGGGGAGATGCGCTTCGTATACGACGAGCGCGACCCCAAGGTCCTGCACCAGCTGATGCGCTGGAAGTCGGCCCAGTACCGCCGTACCGGCCGCATGGACCGCTTCGCCCGCCCGTGGATCGTGCACCTGACGGACCATCTCTTCCAGGTCCGCGAGGACCACTTCACGGGAGTCCTCTCGGTCATCTACGCGGGCGACCGCCCGGTCGCAGCCCACTTCGGCCCGACGTCGAAGACGGTCTTCGCGGCCTGGTTCACCGCGTACGACCCGGAGTTCAGCTACTACTCCCCGGGCCTCCTCATGCACCTGCGGATGGTCGAGGCCGCGGGCCGCGAGGGCATCCGCCTCATGGACTGGGGTCGCGGTGAGAAGGAGTACAAGGACTGGCTCAAGACCCGCGAACTCCGGGTGGCCGAGGGCTTCGCGACCCGCCCCCACCCCGCCGCAGCCGCCCACCGCCTCTGGCGCCGCCCGGTCCGCGGCCTGCGCAACACGGTGCTTGCGCATCCGGAGCTGCGGGAGCGGGCGGACCGTGTGCTGCGGACGGTGGGATCGATGCGGCAACGGTCTTAG
- a CDS encoding sugar kinase, with protein sequence MSGTAVCLGETMAQVTPADGEGLERSRELRLAVAGAESTVAQYLADLGHEAAWVSRVGDDPFGRRIVAAVASRGVRVDGVLADPAAPTGVYFKDPGPDGTRVHYYRAGSAASRMTPADADRVDLTDVRLLHLTGITPALSDGCAELVDTLMERAADSGTQVSFDVNYRPALWSSREAAADALRALARRADVVLVGRDEAETLWGTATAEDVREHLAPRGILVVKDGDVGATEFAGEGADGESEFVAAPVVDVVEAVGAGDAFAAGYLSGLLGGSTPAERLALGHRLAGRTLRSIEDYVPATTQER encoded by the coding sequence ATGTCCGGTACGGCGGTCTGCCTCGGCGAGACGATGGCGCAGGTCACCCCCGCCGACGGCGAGGGGCTCGAGCGGAGCCGGGAGCTGCGGCTCGCGGTCGCCGGTGCCGAGTCGACCGTGGCGCAGTACCTCGCGGACCTCGGGCACGAGGCCGCGTGGGTGAGCCGGGTCGGGGACGATCCGTTCGGGCGGCGGATCGTCGCGGCGGTCGCCTCGCGCGGCGTGCGCGTGGACGGGGTGCTCGCCGATCCGGCCGCCCCCACCGGCGTGTACTTCAAGGACCCGGGCCCCGACGGCACCCGCGTGCACTACTACCGGGCGGGCTCGGCCGCGTCCCGGATGACGCCGGCCGACGCGGACCGCGTCGACCTGACGGACGTACGGCTGCTGCACCTCACCGGGATCACACCGGCCCTGTCGGACGGCTGCGCCGAGCTCGTGGACACCCTCATGGAGCGGGCGGCGGACAGCGGGACGCAGGTGTCGTTCGACGTCAACTACCGTCCGGCGCTGTGGAGTTCACGGGAGGCGGCGGCAGATGCGCTGCGTGCACTCGCCCGCCGCGCCGACGTCGTACTCGTCGGGCGCGACGAGGCCGAGACCTTGTGGGGCACCGCCACCGCCGAGGACGTACGGGAACACCTCGCGCCGCGCGGCATCCTCGTGGTGAAGGACGGGGATGTGGGGGCGACCGAATTCGCCGGCGAGGGAGCCGACGGGGAAAGCGAGTTCGTGGCGGCGCCCGTCGTCGATGTCGTCGAGGCCGTGGGTGCCGGGGATGCCTTTGCTGCCGGGTATCTGAGCGGGCTGCTGGGCGGTTCCACGCCCGCCGAGCGGCTCGCGCTCGGGCACCGGCTGGCCGGGCGGACGCTGCGCAGCATCGAGGATTACGTTCCCGCCACCACACAGGAGCGCTGA
- a CDS encoding MFS transporter, which translates to MSPTTSTSTHKEPSAPRDAKVMSARTRQRRTAAASVVGSILEWYDFFLFGASAALVFNKVFFPDVSPFAATLASFATFGLGFAVRPIGGLVLAHLGDRIGRRPVLILTVILMGVGTLAIGFLPTYHAIGIWAPILLVLCRMMQGFGVGAELGGAYVMSTEAAEEGKRGFYGSLPGAGEFIGVVIASGAVAAVSTLPEDDFLSWGWRIPFLASAFVVVIALLIRNAAPETEQFEQARDSGKREKLPVLAAIKTRPKAIALLIGSGCATAIASYAIQGYLPSYLTNQLGLSSGTSVLGITIASAVSILTIPLAGALSDRVGRKPVMIGGAVAITLFAYPFFWLVDTREPWLIYLAITVAFALMLNSIFAVTGTFYAESLPTEVRYSGLVFVREINGVIFAGTSPFVATLLVDAGGDRPWYLAGYMALAGLASALCIWRLPETAPVRTEG; encoded by the coding sequence ATGAGCCCGACGACGAGCACATCCACCCACAAGGAGCCGTCCGCTCCGAGAGACGCGAAGGTGATGAGCGCGCGCACCCGCCAGCGCCGCACAGCCGCCGCGAGCGTCGTCGGCTCGATCCTCGAGTGGTACGACTTCTTCCTCTTCGGCGCGTCGGCCGCGCTCGTCTTCAACAAGGTCTTCTTCCCGGACGTCTCGCCGTTCGCGGCGACCCTCGCCTCGTTCGCGACCTTCGGGCTCGGCTTCGCCGTGCGCCCCATCGGCGGCCTCGTCCTGGCCCACCTCGGCGACCGCATCGGCCGCCGACCGGTGCTGATCCTCACCGTGATCCTGATGGGCGTCGGCACCCTCGCCATCGGCTTCCTGCCGACGTACCACGCGATCGGCATCTGGGCCCCGATCCTTCTCGTGCTCTGCCGGATGATGCAGGGCTTCGGCGTCGGCGCCGAGCTCGGCGGCGCGTACGTCATGTCGACGGAGGCGGCCGAGGAGGGCAAGCGCGGGTTCTACGGTTCGCTGCCCGGCGCGGGCGAGTTCATCGGCGTCGTCATCGCCTCCGGCGCGGTGGCCGCCGTCTCGACGCTGCCCGAGGACGACTTCCTGAGCTGGGGCTGGCGCATCCCGTTCCTGGCCAGCGCCTTCGTGGTCGTGATCGCCCTGCTGATCCGCAACGCCGCGCCCGAGACCGAGCAGTTCGAGCAGGCCCGCGACAGCGGAAAGCGCGAGAAGCTCCCGGTCCTGGCCGCGATCAAGACCCGCCCCAAGGCGATCGCCCTGCTCATCGGCTCCGGCTGCGCCACCGCCATCGCCTCGTACGCGATCCAGGGCTATCTGCCCAGCTACCTCACCAACCAGCTGGGCCTCTCCTCCGGCACCTCCGTCCTCGGCATCACGATCGCCTCGGCGGTCTCGATCCTCACGATCCCCCTGGCGGGCGCGCTCTCCGACCGGGTCGGGCGCAAGCCGGTGATGATCGGCGGCGCGGTGGCCATCACGCTCTTCGCGTACCCCTTCTTCTGGCTGGTGGACACGCGCGAGCCGTGGCTGATCTACCTGGCGATCACCGTCGCCTTCGCGCTGATGCTGAACTCGATCTTCGCGGTCACCGGCACGTTCTACGCGGAGTCGCTGCCGACCGAGGTCCGCTACAGCGGTCTGGTCTTCGTCCGCGAGATCAACGGCGTTATCTTCGCGGGGACTTCGCCCTTCGTGGCGACGCTTCTCGTCGACGCGGGTGGCGACCGCCCCTGGTACCTGGCCGGGTACATGGCGCTGGCGGGCCTCGCGAGCGCGCTGTGCATATGGCGCCTCCCGGAGACGGCGCCGGTCCGTACCGAGGGCTGA
- a CDS encoding bifunctional 4-hydroxy-2-oxoglutarate aldolase/2-dehydro-3-deoxy-phosphogluconate aldolase: MASVATTFDELFAGVPVMAILRGMPADKSVELAVRAWELGIECVEVPVQTEEAAGVLAAVVAAGRERGKPVGAGTVTTTERLGWAVDAGAAFTVAPGLNAEVARASVTAALPHLPGVATATDVQAARGIGCTWLKAFPASVLGTEWFRAMRGPFPEVPFVATGGMDAGNASAYLAAGAKVVAVGSALEDPAQLPLLAELLRPQG; encoded by the coding sequence ATGGCGTCCGTAGCCACAACGTTCGATGAGCTGTTCGCCGGAGTGCCGGTGATGGCGATCCTGCGCGGCATGCCCGCAGACAAGTCCGTCGAACTCGCCGTACGCGCATGGGAACTCGGCATCGAGTGCGTCGAGGTGCCCGTGCAGACCGAGGAGGCGGCGGGAGTGCTGGCCGCCGTGGTCGCCGCGGGCCGGGAGCGCGGGAAGCCGGTCGGCGCGGGGACCGTCACCACGACCGAACGGCTCGGGTGGGCGGTGGACGCGGGCGCCGCGTTCACGGTGGCCCCTGGGTTGAACGCGGAGGTGGCGCGGGCCAGTGTCACGGCCGCGCTGCCGCATCTGCCCGGCGTGGCCACCGCCACGGATGTGCAGGCCGCACGGGGGATCGGGTGCACGTGGCTGAAGGCGTTCCCGGCGAGTGTGCTCGGGACGGAGTGGTTCCGGGCGATGCGGGGGCCGTTCCCGGAGGTGCCGTTCGTTGCCACGGGGGGGATGGATGCGGGGAACGCGTCCGCTTATTTGGCGGCGGGGGCGAAGGTCGTCGCCGTTGGTTCGGCGTTGGAGGATCCGGCGCAACTTCCTTTGTTGGCGGAACTGTTGCGGCCACAGGGGTGA
- the dgoD gene encoding galactonate dehydratase, producing MKITSLTTYLVAPRWLFLKVETDEGVTGWGEPVVEGRAHTVAAAVDELSDYLVGQDPLRIEDHWQVMTKGGFYRGGPVLSSAVSGIDQALWDIKGKFHGVPVHDLLGGAVRDRMRMYSWIGGDDPSEAAEHAAQRLEQGYRAVKMNVGGRMRHLETSREIDAVVERVASVRDVLGPDGGVAVDFHGRTSPALAKQLARALEPLRPMFIEEPLLPELTSQYGEFTASTSIPVATGERLYSRWDFDPVLRSGIALAQPDLSHAGGISETRRIAAQAEVHGVGLAPHCPLGPIALAACLQVDFASPNAFIQETSLGIHYNVGSDLGDYLVDPSVFAFDSTDGHMARLTGPGLGIEIDEQAVIKAAASGHRWHNPVWRHADGSFAEW from the coding sequence ATGAAGATCACCTCGCTTACCACTTACCTTGTTGCTCCCCGTTGGCTGTTTTTGAAGGTTGAGACCGATGAAGGGGTCACCGGGTGGGGAGAGCCCGTTGTCGAGGGGCGGGCGCACACTGTCGCCGCTGCCGTCGACGAGCTGAGTGACTACCTCGTCGGGCAGGATCCGCTGCGGATCGAGGACCACTGGCAGGTCATGACGAAGGGCGGGTTCTACCGCGGCGGGCCCGTGCTGTCGTCCGCCGTGTCCGGGATCGACCAGGCCCTGTGGGACATCAAGGGCAAGTTCCACGGCGTCCCGGTGCACGATCTGCTGGGCGGCGCCGTCCGGGACCGGATGCGGATGTACTCGTGGATCGGCGGCGACGACCCGAGCGAGGCCGCCGAGCACGCGGCGCAGCGCCTCGAACAGGGCTACCGCGCCGTGAAGATGAACGTCGGCGGCCGGATGCGGCACCTCGAGACCTCGCGCGAGATCGACGCGGTCGTCGAGCGCGTCGCCTCCGTGCGGGACGTGCTGGGGCCGGACGGAGGCGTCGCCGTCGACTTCCACGGTCGTACGTCCCCGGCGCTGGCCAAGCAGCTCGCCCGCGCCCTCGAACCGCTGCGCCCGATGTTCATCGAGGAGCCGCTGCTCCCTGAACTGACATCGCAGTACGGCGAGTTCACCGCGTCCACGTCCATTCCGGTCGCCACCGGTGAACGGCTCTACTCCCGCTGGGACTTCGACCCGGTGCTGCGTTCCGGCATCGCGCTCGCGCAGCCCGACCTGAGCCACGCGGGCGGCATCTCGGAGACCCGGCGGATCGCCGCGCAGGCCGAGGTGCACGGTGTGGGCCTGGCCCCGCACTGTCCGCTCGGGCCGATCGCGCTCGCGGCGTGCCTCCAGGTCGACTTCGCGTCGCCGAACGCGTTCATCCAGGAGACCAGCCTCGGCATCCACTACAACGTGGGCTCCGACCTCGGCGACTACCTCGTCGACCCGTCCGTCTTCGCCTTCGACTCCACGGACGGGCACATGGCCCGGTTGACCGGGCCCGGGCTCGGCATCGAGATCGACGAGCAGGCTGTGATCAAGGCGGCTGCCTCCGGCCATCGCTGGCACAACCCGGTGTGGCGCCACGCGGACGGCTCTTTCGCGGAATGGTGA
- a CDS encoding IclR family transcriptional regulator → MSQTVRRAIDILEFIARRPRTQTEVGEHLGVHRSTALRILESLTEGGLARRLPDGRYAVGHRLAGLAHLALEQFGLKDVAGEHLRLLGERCGHTVHLAALEGERIVYVDKVDPVDGVRLYSQIGRPVTLHTAGVAKAILAHIPRERADALLADCDFAPHTGTTITSPDAYRKALSEARARGWAVDDGEYEDFVNCVAVPVRDSSGEVVAAASVTALKAKADLGALESEVLPDLMTTADTISKELGWRP, encoded by the coding sequence ATGTCACAGACCGTCCGTCGCGCCATCGACATCCTCGAGTTCATCGCCCGCCGCCCGCGCACCCAGACCGAGGTCGGCGAGCACCTCGGCGTGCACCGCTCGACCGCGCTGCGCATCCTGGAGTCCCTCACCGAGGGCGGCCTCGCGCGCCGGCTCCCCGACGGCCGTTACGCGGTCGGGCACCGGCTCGCCGGGCTCGCCCACCTCGCCCTGGAACAGTTCGGGCTGAAGGACGTCGCGGGCGAACACCTGCGGCTGCTCGGCGAGCGCTGCGGGCACACCGTGCACCTCGCCGCCCTGGAGGGCGAGCGGATCGTGTACGTCGACAAGGTCGATCCCGTCGACGGGGTGCGCCTCTACTCGCAGATCGGCCGCCCGGTCACCCTGCACACCGCCGGAGTCGCCAAGGCGATCCTGGCGCACATCCCCAGGGAACGGGCCGACGCGCTGCTCGCCGACTGCGACTTCGCGCCGCACACCGGCACGACGATCACCTCCCCCGACGCCTACCGCAAGGCCCTCTCCGAGGCCAGGGCCCGCGGCTGGGCCGTCGACGACGGCGAGTACGAGGATTTCGTGAACTGCGTCGCGGTACCCGTACGGGACAGCAGCGGCGAGGTCGTCGCCGCCGCGTCCGTGACCGCGCTCAAGGCCAAGGCCGACCTGGGCGCGCTCGAATCCGAAGTACTGCCCGACCTCATGACCACCGCCGACACGATCTCCAAGGAGCTGGGATGGCGTCCGTAG
- a CDS encoding GNAT family N-acetyltransferase produces the protein MRIRAFAHDDVAPLTDLTIETFRPFFEEVFRPLMGEVIFTVQHGNWRDDYRRQVAGLHAPERHSYVAVAEVAGVIAGYVAWAVDPDRRHGEVVILAVSSEHRRHAVGTALCEHAFEQMRLRGAEIVEIGTGGDPFHAPARALYEQLGCTQNPVAVYFRQL, from the coding sequence ATGCGTATCCGCGCATTCGCCCACGACGACGTGGCTCCACTCACCGACCTGACCATCGAGACGTTCCGGCCGTTCTTCGAGGAGGTCTTCCGCCCCTTGATGGGCGAGGTCATCTTCACGGTCCAGCACGGCAATTGGCGCGACGACTACCGACGACAGGTCGCGGGACTCCACGCCCCCGAGCGCCACTCCTACGTCGCCGTCGCGGAGGTGGCAGGCGTGATCGCCGGCTACGTGGCGTGGGCCGTCGACCCGGACCGCAGACACGGCGAAGTCGTGATCCTCGCGGTCTCGTCCGAGCACCGCCGCCACGCCGTGGGTACGGCCCTGTGTGAGCACGCCTTCGAGCAGATGCGCCTGCGCGGAGCGGAGATCGTCGAAATCGGCACAGGAGGAGACCCCTTCCACGCACCCGCCAGGGCTCTATACGAGCAACTCGGTTGCACCCAGAACCCGGTGGCTGTCTACTTCCGGCAGCTCTAG
- a CDS encoding MFS transporter — protein MATARPTRADDAKPGTGGSRPRTQVPEQPKGHANTANAATGEPDVGTRLARFVRHPVTLATAVAALLHLIWFFTFANSGGDLAAQDAWAEFVGRHPDSAYNLAWYGGMHPVSYSVVSPYLMSVFGVRTTMMGAGTLSATLLTMILIRTRVVAKPLWPALAGVFALLCNAASGRVTFGLGMMFGLAATAAVFCWPYRWRYKRWAKAAVAAPLAGIATACSPVAGLFVGLVAVALFLQKRRPGAYALGLAPTAVVVLSAWLFPFSGTQPMSFWSALLPMVYGVLVYVLVPKEWVTVRITSAVYTLATLLVWLISSQIGSNITRLPMLFAGVALLAALPFTQKRSRKWYVLVVTFVAFNAWIGFKSVDDVVRTTPAASWARELAPLVNELQEVRAEHGRVEVVPARSHREASALAPYVNLARGWNRQADMERNPLFYDDTLNSANYREWLRRWAVHYVVLPKDEPDGKGAERERQLVRRGLPYLKQVWGDANWQLFAVTDPTPLAEPHAVVDAAEQGELTIEVTRPGRVHIRVPYSPWLSVVDAEGKSLGAPKETEASKRAREANDSLPKRYANVHGCLVETEKDEAGDAWTELLAPKPGTYRLAAPYQLPRGTPCPEELR, from the coding sequence GTGGCCACAGCGAGGCCGACGCGCGCCGACGACGCGAAGCCCGGGACGGGCGGGAGCCGCCCCCGGACACAAGTCCCCGAGCAGCCCAAAGGGCATGCGAACACAGCGAATGCGGCCACCGGCGAACCGGACGTCGGCACGCGCCTGGCGCGTTTCGTCCGGCACCCCGTCACCCTCGCCACAGCGGTCGCCGCACTCCTCCATCTCATCTGGTTCTTCACGTTCGCGAACAGCGGCGGGGACCTCGCGGCGCAGGACGCCTGGGCCGAGTTCGTCGGTCGGCACCCCGACTCCGCGTACAACCTCGCCTGGTACGGCGGCATGCACCCGGTGTCGTACAGCGTGGTCTCGCCGTATCTGATGTCGGTGTTCGGCGTGCGCACGACGATGATGGGCGCAGGCACGCTCTCGGCGACGCTGCTGACCATGATCCTCATCCGTACGCGGGTGGTGGCGAAGCCCCTGTGGCCCGCGCTCGCCGGCGTCTTCGCGCTCCTGTGCAACGCCGCGTCGGGGCGCGTCACCTTCGGCCTCGGCATGATGTTCGGGCTCGCGGCGACGGCCGCGGTGTTCTGCTGGCCGTACCGCTGGCGCTACAAGCGCTGGGCGAAGGCGGCCGTGGCGGCGCCGCTCGCGGGCATCGCGACCGCCTGCTCGCCGGTGGCGGGGCTCTTCGTCGGACTCGTCGCCGTGGCGCTTTTCCTTCAGAAGCGGCGGCCAGGAGCGTACGCGCTCGGGCTCGCGCCGACCGCCGTCGTCGTGCTCTCGGCGTGGCTGTTCCCGTTCTCCGGTACGCAGCCGATGTCGTTCTGGTCGGCGCTGCTGCCGATGGTGTACGGCGTCCTCGTGTACGTCCTCGTGCCCAAGGAGTGGGTGACGGTCCGGATCACGTCCGCCGTCTACACCCTGGCGACCCTCCTGGTGTGGCTGATCAGTTCGCAGATCGGCTCCAACATCACCCGGCTCCCGATGCTGTTCGCGGGCGTCGCGTTGCTCGCCGCGCTGCCGTTCACGCAGAAGCGCTCGCGCAAGTGGTACGTCCTCGTGGTCACGTTCGTCGCCTTCAACGCGTGGATCGGCTTCAAGTCGGTCGACGACGTCGTGCGCACGACCCCGGCCGCCTCCTGGGCCCGTGAACTGGCGCCGCTCGTCAACGAGTTGCAGGAGGTCCGGGCCGAGCACGGCCGCGTCGAGGTGGTGCCCGCCCGCTCGCACCGCGAGGCCTCCGCGCTCGCCCCGTACGTGAACCTGGCGCGCGGCTGGAACCGGCAGGCCGACATGGAGCGCAACCCGCTCTTCTACGACGACACCCTCAACTCTGCGAACTACCGCGAGTGGCTGCGGCGTTGGGCCGTGCACTATGTGGTGCTGCCCAAGGACGAGCCGGACGGCAAGGGCGCGGAGCGCGAGCGGCAGTTGGTGCGGCGGGGCCTGCCGTACCTGAAGCAGGTGTGGGGCGACGCCAACTGGCAGCTGTTCGCCGTCACCGACCCGACGCCGCTCGCCGAGCCGCACGCGGTCGTCGACGCGGCGGAGCAGGGCGAGCTGACCATCGAGGTGACCCGGCCGGGGCGCGTACACATCCGCGTCCCGTACTCGCCGTGGCTGTCGGTCGTCGACGCCGAGGGCAAGAGCCTGGGGGCGCCGAAGGAGACGGAGGCGTCGAAGCGGGCGCGGGAGGCGAACGACTCCCTCCCGAAGCGGTATGCGAACGTGCACGGGTGCCTGGTGGAGACCGAGAAGGATGAGGCGGGTGACGCGTGGACGGAGCTGTTGGCCCCGAAGCCCGGCACGTATCGCCTCGCGGCGCCGTACCAGTTGCCCCGGGGGACGCCGTGCCCGGAGGAGTTGCGGTGA
- a CDS encoding GNAT family N-acetyltransferase — translation MPIDIPHIIKPGTLASGPQPTLHSTDGELVLRTPEFTDAPAIHDAFQDPALRYWHIRGMESVDEARDWVTSTHEGWREETAAQWFVAGAADGAPLGRMALRQMNLMEGVAEVGYWVLPAARGLGVAPRALAAMTDWALDVGFHRIDLLHSTRNEPSCKVALKADYPLEGTRRSSALHTDGWHDMHVHARINACINS, via the coding sequence ATGCCGATCGACATCCCGCACATCATCAAGCCCGGCACCCTGGCGTCGGGCCCACAACCGACCCTCCACTCGACCGACGGTGAACTCGTCCTCCGCACACCTGAGTTCACCGACGCCCCCGCGATCCACGACGCCTTCCAGGACCCGGCCCTGCGCTACTGGCACATTCGCGGCATGGAGTCCGTGGACGAGGCCCGCGACTGGGTGACGTCGACGCACGAGGGATGGCGGGAGGAGACGGCCGCCCAGTGGTTCGTGGCCGGGGCGGCCGACGGGGCGCCGCTCGGCAGGATGGCGCTGCGCCAGATGAACCTCATGGAGGGCGTCGCCGAGGTCGGCTACTGGGTGCTGCCGGCCGCCCGCGGCCTGGGCGTGGCCCCCAGGGCGCTGGCGGCGATGACCGACTGGGCCCTCGATGTCGGCTTCCATCGCATCGACCTCCTGCACTCCACCCGCAACGAGCCCTCGTGCAAGGTGGCGCTCAAGGCCGACTACCCGCTGGAGGGCACACGCCGCAGCTCGGCGCTGCACACGGACGGCTGGCACGACATGCACGTCCACGCCCGTATCAACGCCTGCATCAACTCGTAG
- a CDS encoding HAD-IA family hydrolase, giving the protein MTISCVILDIGGVLEITPETGWVRRWEERLDLPLGTVDERMHDVWRAGSVGSISEREVQEQVSTRLGLDGSLAEAFMADLWAEYLGTPNEELIDYVRGLRGTCRLGILSNSFVGARERETTLYHFDELVEQIVYSHELGIEKPDQRAFDAACAALAVRPENCLFIDDVPVNVEAARTAGMQAHLFEDNARTVTRIAAHLETGPVSPVSFGARRAE; this is encoded by the coding sequence GTGACCATTTCTTGCGTCATCCTCGATATCGGCGGCGTTCTGGAGATCACGCCGGAAACCGGGTGGGTGCGACGGTGGGAAGAGCGGCTGGACCTGCCACTGGGCACCGTCGACGAGCGGATGCACGACGTATGGCGGGCCGGGAGCGTCGGGAGCATCAGCGAGCGAGAGGTACAGGAGCAGGTATCGACCCGCTTGGGCCTCGATGGCTCCCTGGCCGAAGCCTTCATGGCGGATCTCTGGGCGGAGTACCTGGGGACGCCGAACGAGGAGCTCATCGACTACGTACGAGGGCTGCGGGGAACCTGCAGGCTGGGCATCCTGAGCAACAGCTTTGTCGGCGCCCGCGAGCGCGAGACGACGCTGTACCACTTCGACGAACTGGTGGAGCAGATCGTCTACTCGCATGAGCTCGGCATCGAGAAGCCCGACCAGCGCGCGTTCGATGCCGCGTGCGCCGCCTTGGCCGTGCGACCGGAGAACTGCCTGTTCATCGACGATGTCCCAGTCAACGTCGAGGCGGCCCGGACGGCGGGCATGCAGGCGCACCTGTTCGAGGACAACGCACGGACGGTCACGCGCATTGCCGCGCATCTGGAGACCGGGCCCGTGAGCCCAGTCTCCTTCGGCGCTCGACGGGCCGAGTGA